AGCGATTGCTGCCAGTCTTGCTGATCCCGATGGGGTTCGGCGTCGCTCTGCTTGGGTCGGCCAGCCATGTCGCGACCTGGTATGTCGTGCTTGGCTCGCTTGGCATGACGCTCGGGATCGCCAGTTCGCTCTGGGGAGTGCTGTTCCCGGTGCTTTACGGGACGGTGCATCTGGGGGCGATCCGGTCACTGGCGACGACCATCATGGTGATCTCGACCGCGATCGGGCCGGGGATTACCGGGGTGCTGATCGATCACGGCGTGGACCTGCCGGTGCAGAGCCGGTTCATGTCGCTATGGTGCTTTGCGATGGTGGGGTTTTGCTGGCTGATCCTGCGGCGCCTGAACGGCGATCTTGCGGAAGCCCGATCCTAGGCCGATCAGCCCCGTCCGCTGCGACAGGCAACGCAGCAGCCGTAAGTCGGGTCGAGTTCGAGCCGCGCGAAGGGGATCGGCTCTCCGCATTCCTCGCAATAGCCGAATTCGCCCTCTGCCATGCGTGACAGGGCGGCCTCGATGGCGCGGATGCGTTGGCCGCGGCGCGCTTCGACAGCGCTGGCCATGGCCTGATTCTGCATCGCATCCATGCGCGACAACCGGCCGACGCTTTGCTGATCGAGTTCGACTGGCCTGCGCGACTCGGCCGTTTCTTCGGATTCAGCGCGTAGCCGGATCAGCTCTTGATGCAGGAGTGGCTTGAAATGGTCCTGTATTTCATCCGGTTTCAATAAAATCCTCCCCCCTCCGGTCGCCGCCTGGAACATCGACGCCTTGTGAAAAGATATGCATTTGACGGTCGATAATCCAGCGGCGGGAACGGGTTGTGCCCCGGGCTTGACATCATTGCATCAGCAACGATAGTTTCGTTGCAACAGCAATGATCAGTTGTTGCGATGGAGGGTGAAGATGGCGAAGCATGAGCTGTCCAATGGCATGACCCGTTCGGCGGGCACGATCGGTACGCATCAGGGCTATATGCCGGGCTTTGGCAATGATTTCGAAACCGAGGCGCTGGAGGGGGCGCTGCCGCAGGGGCAGAACTCGCCCCAGAAATGCGCGTATGGGCTTTATGCCGAGCAGCTTTCCGGCACTGCCTTCACCGCGCCGCGCGGCCAGAACGAGCGGACATGGTGCTATCGCATCCGACCCTCGGTCCGGCATACCGGCGAATTTCGGGCAATCGATGTCCCTTACTGGAAGACCGCGCCGCATGTGCTGCCAACCGTCACCAGCCTTGGGCAATACCGGTGGGATCCGGTGCCGATGCCTGCGGAGGACGAGGACCTGACATGGATCACCGGCATGCGCAGCATGACCACGGCGGGGGATGTGAATATCCAGGTCGGGATGGCGAGCCATATCTATCTTGTCACGCGTTCCATGCAGGACGAGTATTTCTACTCCGCCGACAGCGAATTACTGATCGTTCCACAAGAGGGGCGGCTGCGTTTCTGTACCGAGCTGGGCGTGATCGAGCTGGAGCCAAGAGAGATCGCCATCATTCCGCGCGGGCTGGTTTACCGGGTCGAAGTGCTGGAGGGGCCGTGCCGCGGTTTCGTCTGCGAGAATTACGGACAGAAATTCGATCTGCCGAACCGGGGTCCGATCGGGGCGAACTGCCTCGCTAATCCGCGCGATTTCAAATGCCCGGTAGCAGCTTTCGAGGACAGGGATGTGCAATCCCGCGTGGTCATCAAATGGTGCGGGCAGTTCCACGAGACGATCATCGATCACAGCCCGCTGGACGTGGTCGCGTGGCACGGTAACTATTGCCCGTATAAATATGATTTACGGACATATTCTCCGGTCGGCGCAATCCTGTTCGATCATCCCGATCCGTCGATCTTCACGGTGCTGACCGCGCCTTCGGGGCAGGAAGGGACGGCGAATATCGATTTCGTGCTGTTCCGCGAGCGCTGGATGGTGGCCGAGCATTCCTTCCGCCCGCCATGGTATCACAAGAACATCATGTCCGAGCTGATGGGCAATATCTATGGCATCTATGACGCCAAACCGCAGGGCTTCGCGCCGGGCGGGATGAGCCTGCATAATTGCATGCTGCCCCATGGCCCCGACCGAGACGCTTTCGAGGGCGCGTCGAATGCCGAGTTGAAGCCCGAGAAGCTGGACCAGACCATGTCCTTCATGTTCGAGACTCGCTTTCCGCAACATCTGACTGAATTCGCTGCGAAAGAGGCTCCGATGCAGAAGGAGTATATCGAGGTCTGGAACCGGCTTGAGAAGAAATTCGATGGCACGCCGGGGGTGAAATGAGAAAGCCGGGGGCTTCGCGCCCCCGGAGCCCCCGCGGGATATTTGCATGAAGAAGAAGGGGAGCGGAATGCGGTCGTGGCTGGCGAGTGCCAATGAGGAAGGATGCGATTTTCCCGTTCAGAACCTGCCCTACGGGGTGTTTTCCATCGGTGACGAGGCGCCGCGCTGCGGGGTGGCCATCGGGGATCGGATCGTCGATCTGGCCGTTTGCGAGGCGCGTGGGCTGATCGATGCGGAAGGGGCCTTCGGCTTGCCGCAGCTGAACGGGTTCATCGCGCAGGGGCGGGCGAAGTGGGATGAAATCCGCGCCCGGTTGACGGAATTGCTGGCCGAGGATGGAGACAGGTCCCTGCCGCTGGTGGCGATGGCGGATGCGCGGCTGCATATGCCGATCCGGGTGAGCGAATTCACCGATTTCTATGCCTCGAAGAACCATGCCTTCAATGTCGGCGTGCTGTTTCGAGGGCCGGAGAACGCGCTGCCTGCGCAATGGACGCATATGCCGATCGGCTATAACGGGCGGGCCTCGTCCGTGGTGGTGTCGGGCACGCCGATCCGCCGCCCGATGGGGCAACTCAGGGGAGAGGAGGGGCCGGTCTGGTCGCCCTGCCGCCGCCTGGACCTGGAGCTGGAACTGGGTGCCGTGGTCGGCGGTGACAGCGAACTGGGCGAGCGGGTCAGCGTGGCCGAGGCCGAGCGGATGATCTTTGGCTATGTGCTGCTGAACGACTGGTCGGCGCGGGATGTCCAGGCATGGGAATACCAGCCGCTCGGACCGTTCCAGGCAAAGGCGCTTGGCACCACGATCAGCCCCTGGATCGTGACGCAGGCCGCGCTGGAACCGTTCCGCTGCGAAGGGGCCGAGCGGGTGAACCCACTGCTGCCCTATCTGCGCGAGGAACAGCCCGGATTCTACGACATGACCGTGGGCTGGAGCCTGAACGGCCAGAAGATGGTGCAGACCAATTACAACGTCATGTATTATTCCAGCGCCCAGCAACTGGCGCATCATAGCAGCTCGGGCTGTCCAATGCGGGTGGGTGATTTGCTGGGCTCGGGGACGATCTCGGGACCGGAGCGGGACCAGACCGGGGCGCTGCTGGAGATGACCGGGGGCGGCAAGACCCCCGTGACGGTGAATGGGCAGGAGCGGCGTTTTCTCGAGGATGGCGACGAGGTCGGGCTGTTCGCCTTTGCCGAGGGGCAGGGATACCGGGTCGGCTTCGGCCCCTGCACCGGGCAGATCCTGCCGGCGACGGAGTAGGTCATGGGACATCATCGGGTCGTGCTGCATGATTACTGGCGTTCTTCGGCCTCTTACCGGGTGCGGATCGGTCTGGGGTTGAAGGGCATCGCGCATGAGCGGGTCTCGGTCGATCTGCTCAAGGGCGCGCATCGCGAGGAGGCGCATCGCAGGATCAACCCGCAAGCCCTTGTGCCGGTCCTGGAAATCGACGGGCTGGTGCTGACGCAATCGCTGGCGATCCTGGAGTACCTGGACCAGACTCGGCCCGAACCACCGCTTTTGCCCTCGGATGCGGCAGGGCGTGCCCATGTGCGGGCCATCGCGCTGGCGATCGCCTGCGAGATTCATCCGGTTTCGAACAGTTCCGTCCTGACGCGGATCGAAGAGCTGGCGGGTGCCGAGGCGCGCGCGGAATGGAACCGCGACAATATCTGCCGGGGGCTGGTTGCGGTCGAGGCGATGCTGGATCATCCGGGCTGGAGCGGGCGTTTCTGTCATGGCGATCAGCCGGGATTGGCCGATTGTGCACTGATCCCGCAGCTTTACAACGCGACCCGGTGGGGCGTCGGTTTTGACGATTTGCCGCGGATCACGGCGGTGCAGGGCAATTGTGCAGCCCTGTCTGCATTTGTTGCAGCGCATCCGGAGAGCGTGTCTCCACCCTGAAAAACGGGAATATTCGGGCCAAATTGAGGTGAAATTGCCCCATTTGTTGTAAGAACACCGCACGAGCCCGGGTTGTTTGGTCAAATCTGTCCGCTAGACTGGCTGAAACAATATTACGCAGGGAGGGGGATATGAGTAATCCAAGCGATCCGGTTCCGCCGCTGGAAGGTGCGCTGGATACCGACTTCACGATCGGCCAGGACAATATCGAGGGGCAGGTAGGCCCGTTCGGCTTCGACATTCACAATCCGGTCTTTGTCGTTTCGTCGCTGACCGCCATGCTGTTCATCCTGCTGACCTTGCTTTTTCCGGGCACCGCGGGCGAGATCTTCAAGGCCATTGTCGGCTTCGCGACGGGTACGCTCGACTGGTATTTCATGATCGTGGTCGATTTCTTCATCCTGTTCTGCGTGGTGCTGATCTTCACGCCCTATGGCTCGATCAGGCTGGGCGGCAAGGAGGCGCGGCCGGAATACAGCTACCTGTCCTGGTTCTCGATGCTGTTTGCCGCCGGGATCGGGATCGGGCTGCTGTTCTTCGGGGTGCTGGAGCCGGTCTATCACATGGCGGTGTCATCGCCGCTTGGCACGCCCTCGCCCTTTGGCGAGGATGGCACGATCAACACGGAGGCAATCGAGCGGGCGCGGGCGATGGGCATCGCCGGAACCTATCTGCATTGGGGCATACATGGCTGGGCCGTCTATGTGGTGATGGCGCTGGCGCTCGGGCTTTTCACCTATAACAAGGGGCTGCCCTTCTCGATCCGCTCGGCCTTCTACCCGATCCTCGGAGAGCGGATCTGGGGCTGGTGGGGTCATGTCATCGATATCCTCGCGGTCTTCTCGACGCTGTTCGGGCTGGCCACCTCGCTTGGGCTGGGCGCACAGCAGGCCAATGCCGGGATGAATTTCGTCTATGGGCTGGAGATCAGCATCACCACGCAGGTGATCGTCATCGTCCTGGTGACGATGGTGGCGCTGGTCTCGGTCTGGCGCGGTCTCGATGGCGGGGTGAAGAAACTGTCCGAGATCAACATGATCATGGCGCTGCTGTTCTTTCTCTTCGTGCTGTTCGTCGGACCGACGCTTGCGGGGCTGAACGGGTTCTGGACCGGGCTCGTCACCTATGTCGAGGAATTCATCCCGATGTCGGCTCCATTCGGCCGGACCGATGACGCCTTTCGCGAGGGATGGACGGCGTTCTACTGGGCGTGGTGGGTCAGCTGGGCGCCCTTCGTGGGCATGTTCATCGCCCGTGTATCGCGGGGCCGCTCGATCCGTGAATTCGTGATCTGCGTGCTGCT
This region of Paracoccus saliphilus genomic DNA includes:
- the hmgA gene encoding homogentisate 1,2-dioxygenase; translation: MAKHELSNGMTRSAGTIGTHQGYMPGFGNDFETEALEGALPQGQNSPQKCAYGLYAEQLSGTAFTAPRGQNERTWCYRIRPSVRHTGEFRAIDVPYWKTAPHVLPTVTSLGQYRWDPVPMPAEDEDLTWITGMRSMTTAGDVNIQVGMASHIYLVTRSMQDEYFYSADSELLIVPQEGRLRFCTELGVIELEPREIAIIPRGLVYRVEVLEGPCRGFVCENYGQKFDLPNRGPIGANCLANPRDFKCPVAAFEDRDVQSRVVIKWCGQFHETIIDHSPLDVVAWHGNYCPYKYDLRTYSPVGAILFDHPDPSIFTVLTAPSGQEGTANIDFVLFRERWMVAEHSFRPPWYHKNIMSELMGNIYGIYDAKPQGFAPGGMSLHNCMLPHGPDRDAFEGASNAELKPEKLDQTMSFMFETRFPQHLTEFAAKEAPMQKEYIEVWNRLEKKFDGTPGVK
- the fahA gene encoding fumarylacetoacetase codes for the protein MKKKGSGMRSWLASANEEGCDFPVQNLPYGVFSIGDEAPRCGVAIGDRIVDLAVCEARGLIDAEGAFGLPQLNGFIAQGRAKWDEIRARLTELLAEDGDRSLPLVAMADARLHMPIRVSEFTDFYASKNHAFNVGVLFRGPENALPAQWTHMPIGYNGRASSVVVSGTPIRRPMGQLRGEEGPVWSPCRRLDLELELGAVVGGDSELGERVSVAEAERMIFGYVLLNDWSARDVQAWEYQPLGPFQAKALGTTISPWIVTQAALEPFRCEGAERVNPLLPYLREEQPGFYDMTVGWSLNGQKMVQTNYNVMYYSSAQQLAHHSSSGCPMRVGDLLGSGTISGPERDQTGALLEMTGGGKTPVTVNGQERRFLEDGDEVGLFAFAEGQGYRVGFGPCTGQILPATE
- the maiA gene encoding maleylacetoacetate isomerase; translated protein: MGHHRVVLHDYWRSSASYRVRIGLGLKGIAHERVSVDLLKGAHREEAHRRINPQALVPVLEIDGLVLTQSLAILEYLDQTRPEPPLLPSDAAGRAHVRAIALAIACEIHPVSNSSVLTRIEELAGAEARAEWNRDNICRGLVAVEAMLDHPGWSGRFCHGDQPGLADCALIPQLYNATRWGVGFDDLPRITAVQGNCAALSAFVAAHPESVSPP
- a CDS encoding BCCT family transporter; translated protein: MSNPSDPVPPLEGALDTDFTIGQDNIEGQVGPFGFDIHNPVFVVSSLTAMLFILLTLLFPGTAGEIFKAIVGFATGTLDWYFMIVVDFFILFCVVLIFTPYGSIRLGGKEARPEYSYLSWFSMLFAAGIGIGLLFFGVLEPVYHMAVSSPLGTPSPFGEDGTINTEAIERARAMGIAGTYLHWGIHGWAVYVVMALALGLFTYNKGLPFSIRSAFYPILGERIWGWWGHVIDILAVFSTLFGLATSLGLGAQQANAGMNFVYGLEISITTQVIVIVLVTMVALVSVWRGLDGGVKKLSEINMIMALLFFLFVLFVGPTLAGLNGFWTGLVTYVEEFIPMSAPFGRTDDAFREGWTAFYWAWWVSWAPFVGMFIARVSRGRSIREFVICVLLIPSMTIFIWMGVFGGVAIDQLFANPDASLVKEYVIDNYSPELSLFGMLNELPFTGIVSTIAIILALIFFVTSSDSGSLVVDTITAGGKTDAPKPQRLFWATIEGLIAIVLLIGGGLEALQAGVTATGIPFSVVMLLMCYTIFRALQSEPR
- a CDS encoding TraR/DksA family transcriptional regulator; translation: MKPDEIQDHFKPLLHQELIRLRAESEETAESRRPVELDQQSVGRLSRMDAMQNQAMASAVEARRGQRIRAIEAALSRMAEGEFGYCEECGEPIPFARLELDPTYGCCVACRSGRG